A window of the Phaseolus vulgaris cultivar G19833 chromosome 5, P. vulgaris v2.0, whole genome shotgun sequence genome harbors these coding sequences:
- the LOC137834933 gene encoding beta-hexosaminidase 2-like: MMMMQGESTLLLRFFQLLLLFSCLRLNNNAEASTSSINVWPKPRNLTWSPPYQTTLLSSSFTIITTTIHHNKHLSAAICHYHSLLKSEHHHPLVPLGVSISKDLPPLQNLSITVVDPHAGLVNGVNESYTLSILPSHATLTAKTVWGAMRGLETFSQLAWGNPTQITVGVQVWDFPLFVHRGLMVDTARNYYPVKDLLRTVEAMSMNKLNVLHLHLTDAESFPLVLPSEPRLAEKGAYAPHMVYTPQDVKTLVEFGLDHGVRVIPEIDTPGHTASWALAHPDIVTCSNMFWWPAGSDWSDRLASQPGTGHLNPLNPKTYKVLKNVIHDITTLFPEPFFHSGTDEIVPGCWKTDSTIQKHLSNGGTLNQVLEKYINNTLPYIVSLNRTVIYWEDVLLDETVHVPSTILPKEHVILQTWLKGHNHTKKIVSAGYRTIVSSADFYYLDCGHGTYVGNNSAYDKQDGSTGNGGSWCAPFKTWQTIYNYDITYGLNEEEAKLVLGGEVALWSEQSDATVLDARVWPRASAMAESLWSGNRDEKGVKRYAEATDRLNEWRSRMVSRGIGAEPIQPLWCVKNPGMCNTQHSV, encoded by the exons ATGATGATGATGCAAGGAGAATCAACCTTGCTTCTAAGATTCTTTCAACTACTTTTACTTTTCTCATGCTTAAGGTTGAACAATAATGCAGAAGCATCAACCAGCAGCATCAATGTGTGGCCCAAACCAAGGAACCTCACATGGTCCCCACCATACCAAACCACCCTCCTCTCTTCTTCCTTCACCATCATCACCACCACCATCCACCACAACAAGCACCTCTCTGCCGCCATCTGTCACTACCACAGCCTCCTCAAATCCGaacaccaccaccctcttgtgCCTCTGGGAGTGAGCATCTCCAAGGACCTTCCACCACTGCAAAACCTGAGTATTACAGTGGTGGACCCTCATGCAGGACTTGTTAATGGTGTAAACGAGTCCTATACTCTCTCCATCCTTCCTTCTCATGCCACTCTCACTGCAAAGACTGTGTGGGGTGCCATGCGAGGTTTGGAGACTTTCTCCCAGCTTGCATGGGGTAACCCTACACAGATTACCGTGGGAGTGCAAGTGTGGGATTTTCCTCTGTTTGTTCATCGTGGACTCATGGTGGACACTGCAAGGAACTACTACCCCGTGAAGGACCTGTTGAGGACAGTAGAAGCCATGAGCATGAACAAGCTCAACGTGCTCCACTTGCATCTCACGGACGCAGAATCTTTCCCTTTGGTGCTGCCTTCAGAGCCTCGGTTGGCTGAAAAGGGAGCTTATGCACCTCACATGGTGTACACACCCCAGGATGTGAAAACACTTGTAGAGTTTGGCCTTGATCATGGAGTTCGTGTGATTCCTGAGATTGACACACCTG GGCACACAGCATCTTGGGCATTAGCCCACCCTGACATTGTAACTTGTTCCAACATGTTCTGGTGGCCAGCTGGAAGTGATTGGTCTGACAGGCTAGCTTCACAACCAGGAACAGGACATTTGAACCCCTTAAACCCCAAGACCTACAAAGTCCTAAAGAATGTCATACATGACATAACCACATTGTTTCCAGAACCATTTTTCCACTCAGGTACTGATGAGATTGTACCAGGTTGCTGGAAAACTGACTCCACAATTCAGAAACATCTATCAAATGGTGGAACCCTCAACCAAGTTCTTGAGAAGTATATCAACAACACCCTCCCTTACATTGTTTCCCTCAACCGCACTGTTATCTATTGGGAAGATGTTTTGCTAGATGAAACAGTCCATGTGCCATCCACAATCCTACCAAAGGAGCATGTGATTTTGCAGACATGGCTCAAAGGACATAATCACACTAAGAAGATAGTTTCTGCAGGATACCGAACCATTGTGTCATCTGCAGATTTCTATTATCTGGATTGTGGACATGGCACCTATGTTGGAAACAATAGTGCTTATGACAAGCAAGATGGAAGCACAGGCAACGGTGGCTCTTGGTGTGCACCCTTCAAGACATGGCAAACCATATACAACTATGACATAACATATGGGCTGAATGAGGAAGAAGCAAAATTGGTTTTGGGTGGGGAGGTGGCACTGTGGTCAGAACAATCTGATGCAACTGTTTTGGATGCAAGAGTTTGGCCAAGAGCTTCTGCAATGGCTGAGTCACTGTGGTCAGGAAATAGGGATGAAAAGGGTGTGAAGAGATATGCAGAAGCCACAGATAGACTGAATGAATGGAGAAGCAGAATGGTAAGCAGAGGAATAGGGGCAGAGCCCATTCAGCCACTTTGGTGTGTTAAGAACCCTGGCATGTGTAACACACAGCATTCAGTCTAG
- the LOC137834934 gene encoding GPI mannosyltransferase 1: MASLDIRSLLVFSAIFRVILIVYGEWQDAHMEVRYTDVDYLVFSDAAALMAVGDSPYKRTTYRYSPLLAFLLIPNSYIHRSWGKFLFSASDILVGYFIYYILKLRKVPENMCNYSVMAWLFNPFTFTIGTRGNCEPIVCALILWIVICLLKGNVLQSAFWYGLVVHFRIYPIIYSIPIILVLDPNFFPSDQKPVLRNWSAVKGERPKARSGWHNLHYLFKSIFTWNRLIFGLVSGLVFLFCTGLFYCLYEWEFLHEAMLYHLTRTDPRHNFSIYFYHIYLHYGHDTSVVEKLISFLPQFLVQLVLIFCFAQDLPFCIFVQTVAFVAFNKVITAQYFVWFFCLLPLILPWSKMKLRWDGLSCILLWIGAQTHWLMWGYLLEFKGKNVFLQLWAASLLFLAANIYILVMIIRNHKYASVFKALEYANSKKAAKLEIVGNRAVAEYIISSRITEIQILRVKKLIGSMAKTCISNPFRLQFHTAATFS; the protein is encoded by the exons ATGGCGTCCTTAGATATTCGTTCACTGCTTGTATTCTCAGCCATTTTTCGAGTTATTTTGATTGTGTATGGAGAGTGGCAAGATGCTCATATGGAGGTTAGATACACTGATGTTGATTACCTTGTCTTTTCGGATGCTGCTGCTTTAATGGCTGTGGGTGACTCCCCCTATAAGAGAACCACTTATCGCTATTCCCCCTTGCTTGCTTTTCTTCTCATTCCAAATTCATATATTCATCGCTCCTGGGGAAAGTTCCTTTTCTCAGCTTCAG ATATACTTGTGGgatatttcatatattatattctAAAGCTACGGAAGGTTCCAGAAAATATGTGCAACTATTCTGTCATGGCATGGCTCTTTAATCCATTTACCTTCACCATTGGAACACGTGGGAACTGTGAGCCTATTGTTTGTGCCTTGATATTGTGGATCGTGATCTGTCTTTTGAAAG GTAACGTGTTACAGTCAGCATTTTGGTATGGACTTGTTGTCCATTTCAGGATTTATCCTATAATTTACTCTATTCCTATAATCCTGGTTCTTGATCCGAACTTCTTCCCATCTGATCAGAAACCTGTCTTAAGGAACTGGAGTGCTGTTAAGGGAGAGAGACCCAAAGCTAGGAGTGGCTGGCATAATTTACACTATCTATTTAAAAGCATATTCACGTGGAACAGGCTGATATTTGGACTTGTCTCAGGATTGGTTTTCCTCTTTTGTACTGGTCTTTTCTACTGTTTATACGAGTGGGAATTCCTACATGAGGCTATGTTGTACCATCTTACTAGAACTGATCCAAGACATAACTTCTCCATCTATTTCTATCACATATATCTTCATTATGGGCATGACACTTCAGTGGTGGAAAAGCTTATCTCCTTTTTGCCCCAATTTTTGGTTCAGCTGGTTCTTATCTTCTGTTTTGCACAAGATTTGCCATTTTGCATATTTGTGCAGACCGTGGCCTTTGTGGCATTCAATAAG GTGATTACAGCCCAGTATTTTGTTTGGTTCTTTTGCTTGTTGCCCCTAATACTTCCTTGGAGTAAAATGAAACTTAGATGGGATGGGTTATCTTGCATTCTTTTGTGGATTGGGGCTCAGACCCATTGGTTGATGTGGGGTTACCTGCTTGAGTTCAAGGGTAAAAATGTCTTCTTACAGCTTTGGGCAGCAAGCTTACTGTTTCTAGCAGCCAACATATACATCCTCGTCATGATTATTCGTAACCATAAATATGCTtcagttttcaaagctttaGAATATGCTAACTCCAAGAAGGCAGCTAAGCTTGA GATTGTTGGAAATAGAGCAGTTGCTGAATATATTATTAGTTCTAGAATAACAGAGATACAGATTTTAAGAGTAAAGAAGCTAATAGGAAGCATGGCAAAAACATGCATATCAAACCCCTTCAGGCTTCAATTTCATACTGCTGCGACATTTTCTTGA